In Emys orbicularis isolate rEmyOrb1 chromosome 12, rEmyOrb1.hap1, whole genome shotgun sequence, one genomic interval encodes:
- the LOC135886457 gene encoding olfactory receptor 10G6-like: MEYGNRSQITHFILVGLPYSPELQVPLFLFFLLIYLLTLCGNLLILLAVVREHRLHKPMYKPMYWFLCHLSFLDMTVSSVVVPKVVAGFLSGGGAISFHGCVAQLFFFHFLGCTECFLYTVMAYDHFLAICKPLCYSIIMNRRACLCLAAGTWLGGSLHSLIETALTFRLPYSRDTQVDYIFCDILAVLKLACGDTALNELVTFIDVGFVAMTCFLLILTSYVYIISAILRIRSAEGRRRVFSTCMAHIPVVVTYYVPLVFIYLRPGSQHPVNRVVGVFYTTVTPLLNPLIYTLRNKEMKAALMRLGGRKLPGPEP, translated from the coding sequence ATGGAGTATGGGAACAGATCCCAGATCACCCATTTCATCCTGGTGGGGCTCCCGTATTCCCCAGAGCTGCAGGTGCCCTtgttcctcttcttcctcctcatctaCCTGTTGACACTGTGCGGGAACCTGCTCATCCTGCTGGCGGTGGTCCGGGAGCACCGGCTGCACAAGCCCATGTACAAGCCCATGTACTGGTTCCTCTGCCACTTGTCCTTCCTGGACATGACGGTCTCCTCGGTGGTGGTTCCCAAGGTGGTGGCCGGCTTCCTGTCGGGCGGCGGGGCCATCTCCTTCCATGGCTGCGTGGCCCAGCTCTTCTTCTTCCACTTCCTGGGCTGCACCGAGTGCTTCCTCTACACGGTCATGGCCTACGACCACTTCCTGGCCATCTGCAAGCCACTGTGCTACAGTATCATTATGAACCGCAGAGCCTGCCTGTGCCTGGCAGCGGGGACCTGGCTAGGGGGCTCCCTGCACTCGCTGATAGAGACTGCACTCACCTTCCGCCTGCCCTACAGCCGGGACACCCAGGTAGACTACATCTTCTGCGATATCCTGGCTGTGCTGAAGCTGGCCTGCGGGGACACAGCGCTCAACGAGCTGGTGACATTCATCGATGTGGGATTCGTGGCCATGACCTGCTTCCTGCTGATCCTGACGTCCTATGTCTACATCATCTCGGCCATCCTGAGGATCCGCTCCGCTGAGGGCAGGCGTCGGGTCTTCTCCACCTGCATGGCACATATCCCCGTGGTGGTGACCTACTACGTGCCCCTGGTCTTCATCTACCTGAGGCCGGGGTCCCAGCACCCCGTGAACAGGGTGGTGGGTGTATTCTACACCACAGTGACCCCGCTTCTCAACCCCCTTATCTACACGCTGAGGAACAAGGAGATGAAAGCTGCCCTCATGAGACTGGGGGGCAGGAAACTGCCAGGGCCTGAGCCATGA
- the LOC135886458 gene encoding olfactory receptor 10D3-like, which translates to MYFFLCNLSVLDIGFSSTSTPKMLVNLWVRSRVISLGGCMSQVFFYHFLGSTECLLYTVMAYDRYVAICHPLRYVLIMNWRVCALLAAGTWITSSFHATILTSLTFTLPYCGSNVVDYFFCDIFPVVKLACADTYVIETVTFTNTGMVPMTCFLLILASYIRIVYSVLKMNSAEGRRKAASTCASHLAVVTLFFGPCALIYTQPQLSKVLVTPVQIFGNVVTPMLNPAIYTLRNKEVKAALRKLRGGQTLLDAVRQLQE; encoded by the coding sequence atgtacttcttcctctgcAATCTCTCCGTGCTGGATATCGGTTTTTCTTCCACCAGCACCCCCAAAATGCTGGTTAATCTCTGGGTTCGGAGCAGGGTCATCTCGCTGGGTGGGTGCATGTCCCAGGTCTTCTTCTACCACTTCTTGGGCAGCACCGAGTGCCTGCTCTACACCGTCATGGCCTACGACCGGTACGTGGCCATCTGCCACCCGCTGCGCTACGTGCTCATCATGAACTGGAGAGTGTGCGCCCTCCTGGCCGCCGGCACCTGGATCACCAGCtccttccacgccaccattctcACCAGCCTGACCTTCACGCTGCCCTACTGTGGGTCCAATGTGGTGGACtatttcttctgtgacatcttCCCAGTGGTCAAGCTGGCCTGTGCGGACACGTACGTCATCGAGACTGTGACCTTCACCAACACTGGCATGGTGCCCATGACCTGCTTCCTCCTCATCCTCGCGTCCTACATCCGCATAGTCTACTCTGTCCTGAAGATGAACTCGGCTGAAGGGCGGCGCAAAGCAGCCTCCACTTGTGCCTCGCATCTGGCGGTTGTGACGCTGTTCTTTGGGCCCTGCGCCCTGATCTACACGCAGCCCCAGCTGAGCAAAGTGCTGGTGACCCCTGTGCAGATCTTCGGCAACGTGGTCACGCCCATGCTGAACCCGGCCATCTACACgctgaggaacaaggaggtgaaaGCGGCtctgagaaaactgagagggggtCAAACACTGCTTGATGCAGTGAGGCAGCTGCAGGAGTAG
- the LOC135886794 gene encoding olfactory receptor 10S1-like, whose product MEPGNQTPVTEFILEGLPNTRELPSLFFLLFLLLYLLTLLGNALTLLTVLCDPRLHALPMYCFLGHLSFLDACLSSVTVPKILAGLAGPGGRTISFGGCAVQLYAFHFLASTECFLYTVMAYDRFLAICHPLRYTVVMNRRACVGLAAGTWLTGSLHATIHTTLTFRLPYCGPNLVEYFVCDIPAMLKLACADTAANRAVILANIGTVSAGCFLLISVSYAYIASAILKIRTAQGRLRAFSTCSAHLSLVLLFYAPLLFVYVRSYSSHASDGAVAMFYTMFTSLLNPFIYALRNKEMKKALRRLKDKVSHTK is encoded by the exons ATGGAGCCAGGAAACCAAACGCCGGTGACAGAATTCATCCTGGAGGGACTCCCGAACACCAGGGAGCTtccctctctcttcttcctcctcttcctcctcctctactTGCTCACCCTGCTGGGCAACGCCCTCACCCTGCTGACTGTGCTCTGCGATCCCCGACTCCACGCCCTGCCCATGTACTGCTTCCTCGGCCACCTCTCCTTCCTCGACGCCTGCCTCTCCTCCGTCACCGTGCCCAAGATCCTGGCTGGCTTGGCGGGGCCCGGCGGCAGGACCATCTCCTTCGGCGGCTGTGCGGTGCAGCTCTACGCCTTCCATTTCCTGGCCAGCACCGAGTGCTTCCTCTACACGGTGATGGCCTACGACCGCTTCCTGGCCATCTGCCACCCTCTGCGCTACACCGTGGTCATGAACAGAAGGGcctgcgtggggctggcagccggcaCCTGGCTCACCGGCTCGCTCCATGCCACGATCCACACCACCCTGACCTTCCGCCTGCCCTACTGTGGCCCCAACCTGGTGGAATACTTCGTCTGCGACATCCCCGCCATGCTGAAGCTGGCCTGCGCCGACACGGCCGCCAACCGAGCCGTCATTCTGGCCAACATCGGGACGGTGTCAGCTGGCTGCTTCCTGCTGATCAGCGTTTCCTACGCCTACATCGCGTCTGCCATCCTGAAGATCCGCACAGCCCAGGGGAGGCTGcgggccttctccacctgcagcgCCCACCTCAGCCTGGTGCTGCTGTTCTATGCGCCACTGCTGTTTGTATACGTGCGCTCCTATTCAAGTCACGCATCTGACGGGGCAGTGGCCATGTTCTACACCATGTTCACCTCCCTTTTGAACCCTTTCATATACGCGCTGAGGAACAAGGAGATGAAAAAGGCCCTGAGGCGACTG AAGGATAAAGTGTCTCACACAAAATAA